DNA from Kitasatospora herbaricolor:
CACACCCACAAGCCGGTCATCGCTCCAGTGTGCGCCACCCGGCGCGGGCCCCCGCCGGCGGGCCGTCCCCACCCGGGGGCGGCCGGTCCCGGGGGTCGACCCGCCGGCAGCGCCCCGCGTACCATCGGCACGTGGACTCCTACCGCCCCGCGCCGCCGCGCCTGACCACCCGCCGGGTGGTCGACCTGTGCCGCGCCACGGCCTCGCGCTGTCGCTGACCCGCCTCCGTCAGCCCGCCCGAGCCCCGCCCCGGAGCCCCCTCATGCAGATCGACCCGCGCGGCCCCCGTTTCGCCGCCGTCCTCACCTCCCTCGTCCTGGCCGCCGTCCTCATCACCGGCAGCGGCGCGCTGCTCGCGGTCCAGGCCGTGATCTTCGCCGTCGGCGCCTTCGCCGGCCTGCAGTACTCCCCGTACGGCCGGCTCTACCGCACTCTGGTCCGCCCGCGCCTCGGGCCGCCCCGCGAGACGGAGGACGCCCGCCCGCCGCGCTTCGCCCAGGC
Protein-coding regions in this window:
- a CDS encoding DUF4395 domain-containing protein; translation: MQIDPRGPRFAAVLTSLVLAAVLITGSGALLAVQAVIFAVGAFAGLQYSPYGRLYRTLVRPRLGPPRETEDARPPRFAQAVGLGFAVVGTTGYLTGLTWLGLLATAAALAAAFLNAAFGYCLGCEMYLLLRRAQVRPHTQPG